One window of Phoenix dactylifera cultivar Barhee BC4 chromosome 5, palm_55x_up_171113_PBpolish2nd_filt_p, whole genome shotgun sequence genomic DNA carries:
- the LOC103719550 gene encoding transmembrane protein 208 homolog: MANQGAKKRKEENRKHMAMLLRVIIASNVIYVLVRMLIFYSTFTWKHWVGLLITSVAYGVSYQQLANMAKPTYSNDGELLDGGYDMTTGGVCGYLHDVIYITSFVQLTSIISGKFWWTYLVIPAFGAYKVSGLLKGIFGGSEVGVEDEKSRKKREKMEKKASRSKIIRTRNR; this comes from the exons ATGGCGAACCAGGGAgccaagaagaggaaggaggagaacagGAAGCACATGGCCATGCTCCTTCGCGTCATCATCGCCTCCAAC GTTATATATGTCTTGGTGAGAATGCTTAtattttattcaactttcacttggaagCATTGGGTTGGTCTACTCATAACATCAGTTGCCTATGGAGTTTCATATCAACAACTTGCTAATATGGCAAAGCCAACATACTCTAATGATGGTGAACTCCTAGATGGTGGGTATGACATGACCACTGGTGGAGTCTGTGG ATATCTGCATGATGTGATCTACATAACAAGTTTTGTACAACTGACGTCCATTATCTCTGGTAAATTTTGGTGGACTTATTTAGTG ATACCTGCATTTGGTGCATACAAGGTTTCTGGTTTATTAAAAGGAATTTTTGGAGGTTCGGAG GTGGGTGTGGAGGATGAGAAGAGCcggaagaaaagggaaaagatgGAGAAGAAGGCTTCCAGAAGCAAAATTATTAGAACAAGGAATAGGTGA
- the LOC103719554 gene encoding uncharacterized protein LOC103719554: protein MATRGPAEPEKKKTEAGLGEKGTQPHLKAAEKARTWADVAKGPSRVPIWTNHQISAAELDALKRRFTDVVEFSPEKMEMGRAAWRDTAVIMRSLGRRVPVEWIKRELRVAGKLDYDVEDFLMADETFVFRFQSERDREAAMEAGPWLVAGQLLAMERWRPNFVPGTNQLCRAVVWLRLPSLPTEYWTKELIWDIAAKAGRPLALDKVTDQGRKLGFARVKVELDAGMPIRPGTFIQGGVEKSGEEVSGAAHDVRAKP from the coding sequence ATGGCGACACGGGGTCCTGCTGaaccggagaagaagaagacggaggCGGGCTTGGGGGAGAAAGGGACTCAGCCTCATCTGAAGGCGGCCGAGAAGGCCCGGACGTGGGCGGACGTGGCAAAGGGCCCGTCGAGGGTGCCGATCTGGACTAATCACCAGATCTCGGCGGCGGAGCTGGACGCCCTGAAGCGGCGGTTCACGGACGTGGTGGAGTTCTCGCCGGAGAAGATGGAGATGGGCAGGGCGGCATGGCGAGACACGGCAGTGATCATGCGCAGTTTGGGTCGCCGTGTGCCGGTGGAATGGATCAAGCGGGAGCTACGGGTGGCCGGGAAACTTGACTACGACGTTGAGGATTTCCTGATGGCAGATGAGACCTTTGTGTTTCGATTCCAGAGTGAGAGGGATCGGGAGGCTGCAATGGAGGCTGGACCGTGGCTGGTGGCTGGTCAGCTCCTAGCCATGGAACGCTGGCGGCCAAATTTTGTTCCGGGGACCAACCAACTATGTCGGGCTGTTGTGTGGTTAAGGCTGCCCAGTCTCCCGACGGAATACTGGACAAAGGAGTTAATCTGGGATATAGCAGCAAAAGCCGGGCGACCTCTGGCTCTGGACAAGGTCACTGACCAGGGCCGGAAGCTGGGATTCGCTCGCGTCAAGGTGGAGCTGGATGCCGGCATGCCGATCAGGCCTGGGACCTTCATCCAG